The Sedimentisphaera salicampi genome includes a region encoding these proteins:
- a CDS encoding PAS domain-containing hybrid sensor histidine kinase/response regulator, with the protein MRLPRINLKTKSLRKAHIIYLTGMFVLFITPLICQQYSLRLSKKIEQQAEREEALLSLAYQMQLKMRIASQYFETYCISGEESYAVEFAKIVNQMGGTKAEPFQEGFDEKRHLYSNVSPERFGLNSSQASSLNSIIEQINNLINFEIEFSKKIREKYTGREPNSVDPKLASRYSILSGREDVMAPDVYENYFQKRLRIRDNLDGVISEMGDSSNKLREQNIQHLSVMSFVSQAATGLSIIGLIGLSVFMNRKIISRILKGSESMEKNINEENLSARLDLGESEDEIGRLAKSFNTLTARLSNNYEFLRTILSSVNEAIIVCSPDKEILRMNESAVRMTGMKVQPEGGSKADDILKLHQNRKKVSVEELIDNVIARGESKSLKKDLNMKSAQGAEYIIELIAKPLQNERGGTTNVIISIFDFTFQHRQFEKLVEAQKKFELLLKGSMLGMWEYDYKENAFYTQPGFFKMLGLETLGEGPHSPNIIKDICHPDDYENLMDSILNFSENPKNGINARFLSGCGKWRKIYIYCEFLDYHNTGSKDRLAGFNQDITEQVDSERKIAESHTLHDVAEIASLGYYNYNFEKKTYEISDGIRKIMGMPEGQTEISLDQLLDSIEGGEDQIPLVAKNFDKYGPGIEPRKFLMTLNYRGVRKTLRVQPQVERNKKGEPVGLWGVVQDVTDFEKARKEAVEKSALFRDITENSMFGVFITKDNEFVYANERFAELIGESPDSLIGKNYSEIFAEKTCSELSEINTSKDGSENNPLNFGIKISTKEGRSFIANIYQRSIEYNSRECLLVMLWDDTEKAETEQKLRLNQFAMDSSNDEIYVCDERGNIIYCNEAVAHNTGYDKHSLMGENISMVFNTTEQYQSRLLVEGKNRIDKFVQKRRDGSEYTSEVNITSFISPEDKQLYCIVSRDITERIEMQKSLQLMSKAINSSSNEIYIADKDSHIIYCNETVLKNTGYTQEDMESVRAWTMSQSETMRNLEDYRKLYNSLQPGQNLTRRSKQRRKDGSLISVEVDIIAFNSHDGEKLLAAIVTDVSEREAYEERLLEAKQAAESANKAKSTFIANMSHEIRTPLNAIIGFSQILALEIEKESHKSYVESINTAGQALLSLVNDILDISKIEAEKISMISKETDVLKLLEEISMIFKYKVMQKNLSFSLDAGNIPVLMLDNKRLNQVLINLAGNAVKFTDEGTIEMGADFQYNYGDNTSGTLTIWVKDSGIGISEENQKRIFEEFEQVELSDSRSYEGTGLGLSISKKLIKQMGGEIFLESALGAGSCFTIVLPNQKTVDKPDVIIDQHQEDVFLTARGVRAMVVDDIQDNRYMLEEYLQKIGFETLSVQGAEEGLSKLEGFKPDIIISDLRMPVIDGSSFAKQIRQNETFCDIPIIALTAAMESSISYDLTSFDETLLKPVNFSELCDVLSRYFDFESSNFEAYEDEYKKVSPENAGDIWESTIKNLKKMIHSGLVINEVSLAADKLISFGEEKDEEGLIELGKKLKMAVETFDVVQIEKLINKLEDICSIENEEV; encoded by the coding sequence TTGAGATTACCTAGAATAAACTTAAAGACTAAAAGCCTTCGCAAAGCGCATATAATTTACCTGACGGGTATGTTCGTGCTTTTTATAACGCCGCTTATCTGCCAGCAGTATTCACTTCGACTGTCAAAGAAAATTGAGCAGCAGGCAGAAAGAGAGGAAGCACTTCTGTCTTTAGCCTATCAGATGCAGCTTAAAATGCGCATTGCCTCTCAGTATTTCGAAACCTACTGCATCTCCGGCGAGGAGAGCTACGCAGTAGAATTCGCAAAAATCGTAAACCAGATGGGCGGAACCAAGGCAGAGCCCTTCCAGGAAGGTTTCGACGAAAAAAGACATCTCTATTCAAATGTATCACCGGAACGGTTCGGGCTAAACAGTTCGCAGGCATCCAGCCTCAACAGCATCATCGAGCAAATCAACAATCTCATAAATTTTGAAATAGAATTCTCCAAGAAGATTCGGGAGAAATACACTGGACGCGAGCCTAATTCCGTAGATCCGAAGCTTGCAAGCAGATATTCAATCCTCTCAGGCAGAGAGGATGTTATGGCACCTGATGTTTACGAAAACTACTTCCAGAAAAGGCTTCGCATCAGGGACAATTTAGATGGGGTGATATCTGAGATGGGAGATTCTTCAAACAAGCTCCGCGAGCAGAATATCCAGCATCTTTCGGTGATGTCTTTTGTGAGTCAGGCAGCTACTGGGCTCTCTATTATTGGTCTTATAGGTCTTTCTGTGTTTATGAACAGGAAGATAATAAGCCGAATCCTGAAGGGCTCTGAATCAATGGAGAAAAACATCAATGAGGAAAACCTCTCGGCAAGGCTTGACTTAGGAGAGAGCGAAGATGAGATTGGCAGGCTGGCGAAATCTTTCAACACCCTCACAGCAAGGCTCTCTAACAATTACGAATTCCTGAGAACAATACTAAGTTCTGTAAATGAGGCCATAATCGTTTGCTCGCCGGATAAGGAGATACTCAGAATGAACGAGTCTGCCGTTCGAATGACGGGAATGAAGGTTCAGCCTGAGGGCGGGAGCAAAGCTGATGATATATTAAAGCTCCATCAGAACCGCAAGAAAGTGAGCGTTGAAGAGCTCATAGACAATGTAATCGCCAGAGGAGAAAGCAAAAGCCTCAAGAAAGACCTCAATATGAAATCTGCTCAAGGGGCTGAATATATAATCGAGCTGATTGCCAAGCCTCTGCAGAATGAAAGAGGGGGAACAACAAACGTAATCATATCGATTTTTGATTTCACTTTCCAGCACAGGCAGTTCGAGAAGCTTGTTGAAGCTCAAAAGAAGTTTGAACTCCTGCTCAAAGGCTCTATGCTCGGGATGTGGGAATACGACTACAAAGAAAATGCTTTCTACACCCAGCCGGGATTTTTCAAGATGCTCGGTTTAGAAACGCTCGGCGAGGGGCCGCATTCGCCTAATATCATAAAAGACATATGCCACCCGGACGACTATGAGAATCTGATGGATTCAATTCTCAATTTCAGCGAAAATCCAAAGAACGGAATAAATGCAAGATTTTTGAGCGGCTGCGGGAAATGGCGGAAAATATATATATACTGCGAATTTCTCGACTATCACAACACAGGCTCGAAAGACCGCCTCGCCGGCTTCAATCAGGATATAACAGAGCAGGTGGACTCAGAGCGTAAGATTGCTGAAAGCCATACGCTCCATGATGTGGCAGAGATTGCGAGCCTCGGATACTACAACTACAACTTCGAAAAGAAGACATACGAAATCTCCGACGGAATAAGAAAGATTATGGGTATGCCCGAGGGACAAACCGAAATCTCGCTTGATCAGCTGCTTGATTCGATAGAGGGCGGGGAGGACCAAATTCCTCTGGTAGCCAAAAACTTTGACAAATACGGGCCTGGCATTGAGCCCCGGAAATTTTTAATGACGCTGAATTACAGAGGCGTTAGAAAAACGCTCAGGGTTCAGCCTCAGGTAGAAAGAAATAAAAAAGGCGAGCCTGTTGGGCTTTGGGGCGTGGTGCAGGATGTAACCGATTTTGAAAAGGCACGCAAAGAGGCAGTAGAGAAATCCGCCCTGTTCCGCGATATCACGGAAAACTCAATGTTCGGCGTGTTTATAACTAAAGACAACGAGTTTGTATATGCCAATGAACGTTTTGCAGAGCTTATAGGCGAAAGCCCGGACAGCTTAATCGGAAAGAACTACAGCGAAATTTTCGCTGAGAAAACCTGCTCAGAGCTTTCAGAGATCAATACCAGCAAAGACGGAAGCGAGAATAATCCGCTTAACTTCGGTATCAAGATAAGCACGAAAGAAGGCAGGAGCTTTATTGCAAACATCTACCAGAGGAGCATTGAATACAACTCCCGCGAGTGTTTGCTGGTAATGCTCTGGGACGATACAGAAAAGGCCGAAACCGAGCAGAAGCTCCGGCTGAATCAATTTGCAATGGATTCGAGCAACGATGAGATCTATGTATGCGATGAAAGAGGCAATATTATCTACTGCAATGAAGCAGTTGCCCATAATACCGGCTACGACAAGCATTCTCTGATGGGCGAAAATATCTCAATGGTATTCAACACGACAGAACAATATCAAAGCCGCCTGCTTGTTGAGGGCAAAAACCGGATAGATAAATTTGTACAAAAACGAAGAGATGGAAGCGAATACACCTCAGAAGTTAATATCACAAGCTTCATCTCGCCCGAAGACAAACAGCTTTACTGCATCGTTTCAAGAGATATAACAGAACGAATCGAGATGCAGAAGAGCCTTCAGCTTATGAGCAAGGCAATCAACTCCTCCAGCAATGAGATCTATATCGCTGATAAAGATTCACATATTATCTACTGCAATGAAACTGTTCTGAAAAACACAGGCTACACGCAGGAGGATATGGAATCTGTCAGGGCTTGGACAATGTCTCAATCTGAAACTATGAGAAATCTGGAAGACTACCGCAAGCTTTACAACAGCCTCCAGCCGGGGCAGAATCTAACAAGAAGAAGCAAACAGAGAAGAAAAGACGGCAGCCTTATCAGCGTCGAGGTTGATATTATAGCCTTTAATTCTCATGACGGCGAAAAGCTCCTTGCAGCAATCGTAACAGACGTAAGCGAGAGAGAGGCCTACGAGGAAAGACTCCTTGAGGCCAAACAGGCAGCTGAATCTGCAAATAAGGCCAAGAGCACCTTCATAGCAAATATGAGCCACGAAATCCGCACGCCTCTTAATGCGATCATAGGTTTCAGCCAGATTCTCGCACTTGAGATAGAAAAAGAGAGCCATAAGAGCTATGTGGAATCGATCAATACCGCCGGGCAGGCTCTGCTTTCTCTTGTAAACGACATACTCGATATCTCGAAAATCGAGGCCGAGAAGATCAGTATGATCTCTAAAGAAACGGATGTTTTAAAACTTCTCGAAGAGATAAGCATGATCTTCAAATACAAGGTTATGCAGAAGAATCTCAGCTTCTCTCTGGATGCAGGAAACATCCCAGTACTTATGCTGGATAATAAACGTCTGAATCAGGTTTTGATTAACCTCGCCGGGAATGCGGTAAAATTCACCGACGAGGGCACTATTGAAATGGGCGCAGACTTCCAGTACAACTATGGGGATAACACCAGCGGCACCCTTACAATTTGGGTTAAAGACAGCGGAATAGGCATCTCAGAGGAAAATCAGAAACGAATCTTTGAAGAATTCGAGCAGGTGGAGCTTTCCGATTCAAGGAGCTACGAAGGCACCGGACTCGGCCTGAGCATATCCAAGAAGCTCATCAAACAGATGGGTGGTGAGATATTCCTTGAAAGCGCCCTCGGAGCAGGCAGCTGTTTTACGATAGTTTTGCCGAATCAAAAAACAGTGGATAAGCCTGATGTAATAATCGACCAGCATCAGGAAGATGTATTCCTCACTGCAAGAGGCGTAAGAGCTATGGTGGTCGATGATATTCAGGACAACCGCTATATGCTCGAGGAATACCTCCAGAAGATCGGCTTCGAAACCCTGTCAGTTCAGGGCGCAGAAGAAGGGCTCAGCAAACTTGAAGGCTTCAAGCCGGACATAATAATCTCAGATCTGAGGATGCCGGTGATAGACGGAAGCAGCTTCGCCAAACAGATCAGACAAAACGAAACCTTCTGCGATATACCGATAATCGCACTTACCGCTGCGATGGAAAGCAGCATCTCTTACGACCTCACAAGCTTTGATGAAACACTGCTGAAGCCGGTAAACTTCAGCGAACTTTGCGATGTTTTGAGCCGGTACTTTGATTTTGAAAGCTCAAACTTTGAGGCTTATGAGGATGAGTACAAGAAAGTTTCGCCCGAGAATGCCGGCGATATCTGGGAAAGCACAATAAAAAACCTGAAGAAAATGATACATTCAGGGCTTGTGATAAACGAGGTATCTTTGGCAGCAGATAAGCTCATCTCTTTCGGTGAGGAAAAAGATGAAGAGGGGCTGATAGAACTGGGCAAAAAGCTGAAAATGGCTGTCGAAACTTTTGACGTGGTTCAAATTGAAAAGCTTATAAACAAGCTTGAAGATATATGTTCCATTGAAAACGAAGAGGTTTAA
- a CDS encoding Nif3-like dinuclear metal center hexameric protein, whose product MGVNAKQFLSLINQIYPLQLAQQWDNTGHLIGDEDGQVRKVLLCIDLTEAVYSEAERGGFDAILCYHPVIWEGLKKVTKQSKKPVIYKLIRNGFNVFSVHTACDAAQGGVNDKLAEAVGIEKPKILSDPIELDSDKLWKLTVFVPKDYAASAAEAAFKAGAGKIGNYEACSFRTEGKGTFRPLSGAKPAMGSVDSFEEVSEIRLEAVVPEDKRRKVLEAVLKAHPYEMPAYDFVSMETLKTKYGLGRYGKLKAPATVEEVAKRIKQAAGGEVFGLIGNTKRTVETAAVCAGSCGSIFSSAIKAGCQLYITGEMKHHEALMAQEEGLSCICLSHSVSERFILKSLAENLKSLNKDILAEVSKEDKDPFRWTML is encoded by the coding sequence ATGGGCGTAAACGCAAAACAGTTTCTAAGCTTGATAAATCAGATCTACCCGCTCCAGCTCGCACAGCAATGGGATAATACGGGGCATTTGATCGGTGATGAAGACGGGCAGGTTCGCAAGGTTCTTCTCTGCATAGACCTCACAGAAGCGGTTTACAGCGAAGCAGAAAGAGGCGGCTTCGATGCAATCCTCTGCTATCACCCCGTGATATGGGAAGGACTTAAAAAGGTTACAAAGCAGTCTAAAAAGCCTGTGATTTACAAGCTGATCAGAAACGGATTCAATGTATTCAGCGTACACACTGCCTGCGACGCTGCTCAGGGCGGGGTAAACGATAAGCTCGCAGAGGCAGTGGGGATAGAAAAGCCCAAAATCCTGAGCGACCCTATCGAGCTGGATTCAGACAAACTCTGGAAGCTCACGGTCTTCGTGCCGAAGGATTATGCAGCCAGCGCAGCAGAGGCTGCATTCAAGGCAGGTGCAGGGAAGATAGGCAACTACGAAGCATGCAGCTTCAGAACTGAAGGCAAAGGAACCTTCCGCCCGCTTTCAGGGGCAAAACCTGCAATGGGAAGCGTTGATTCATTTGAAGAGGTATCGGAGATCCGGCTTGAGGCAGTAGTGCCGGAAGACAAACGCAGAAAAGTGCTTGAGGCCGTGCTGAAAGCTCATCCCTACGAAATGCCCGCTTATGATTTTGTTTCGATGGAAACGCTCAAAACAAAATACGGGCTCGGAAGATACGGGAAGCTCAAGGCCCCGGCGACAGTGGAGGAAGTGGCGAAAAGGATAAAACAGGCTGCCGGCGGAGAGGTTTTCGGCCTTATAGGAAATACGAAGAGAACAGTGGAAACCGCTGCTGTATGCGCAGGTTCTTGCGGAAGCATTTTTTCTTCTGCGATCAAGGCTGGCTGCCAGCTCTACATCACCGGCGAGATGAAACATCACGAGGCTCTTATGGCTCAGGAAGAAGGGCTGAGCTGCATCTGCCTGAGCCACAGCGTATCAGAAAGATTCATACTAAAAAGCCTCGCTGAAAACCTGAAATCCCTGAACAAAGACATCTTAGCTGAAGTATCCAAAGAAGATAAGGACCCTTTCAGGTGGACTATGTTATAG
- the ilvD gene encoding dihydroxy-acid dehydratase yields the protein MRSDTVKSGIERAPHRGLLGACGIKRENMGKPFIAVANSFCEVVPGHVHLNLVAKIVKQAIRDAGGVPFEFNTIAVCDGIAMGHSGMKYSLASREIIADSVETMCNAHCFDGMVCIPNCDKIVPGMLMGAMRVNIPTVFVSGGPMKAGVDKNGNVVDLISIFEGVAKRNKDLITDEDLADLEANGCPGEGSCSGMFTANSMNCLCEAIGMALPGNGTVLAADPEREKLYKQAGSQIIKLLEKGLKPLDIINEKSIDNAFTIDMAMGGSTNTILHTLAVAKEAGVDYDLERINGISRKCPNICKVSPSSEWHIQDVNEAGGISAIMKEISKTEGLIHEDCLSVTGKTIGENISDAEIKNEECIHPLDKAYSKTGGLSILTGNLAPNGCVVKTAGVDKSMMKHKGPAVIFESQEEACEGILGGKVKEGDVVIIRYEGPKGGPGMQEMLSPTSYIMGAGLGESVALITDGRFSGGTRGACIGHVSPEAASGGPIGLVESGDIIEIDIPENSIKINISEEQMKERRSKWKPREAKIKTGYLAKYAKIAQSADKGAVLEW from the coding sequence ATGAGAAGTGATACAGTAAAAAGCGGAATAGAAAGGGCCCCGCACCGCGGTCTGCTCGGAGCATGCGGAATAAAAAGAGAAAATATGGGCAAGCCCTTCATCGCTGTGGCAAACAGTTTCTGCGAGGTTGTGCCCGGGCACGTACATCTCAATCTCGTGGCTAAAATCGTAAAACAGGCGATTCGTGATGCGGGCGGAGTGCCGTTTGAATTCAACACAATCGCCGTATGCGACGGAATCGCCATGGGGCACAGCGGCATGAAATACTCGCTTGCCTCAAGGGAGATTATCGCAGATTCTGTGGAAACAATGTGCAACGCACACTGCTTCGATGGAATGGTCTGCATCCCGAACTGCGATAAGATTGTTCCCGGAATGCTTATGGGTGCTATGCGTGTAAACATCCCTACAGTTTTCGTTTCCGGCGGGCCGATGAAGGCCGGCGTTGACAAGAACGGAAACGTGGTTGATCTGATCAGCATATTCGAAGGCGTTGCTAAGAGAAACAAAGACCTGATCACAGATGAAGACCTCGCAGACCTCGAGGCAAACGGCTGCCCGGGAGAGGGGAGCTGCTCAGGGATGTTCACAGCGAACAGTATGAACTGCCTGTGCGAGGCGATAGGAATGGCCCTCCCGGGCAACGGAACTGTTCTTGCAGCAGATCCCGAAAGGGAGAAACTGTATAAACAGGCAGGAAGCCAGATAATCAAACTCCTCGAGAAAGGGCTCAAGCCGCTGGATATCATCAACGAGAAATCCATTGATAATGCGTTCACTATAGATATGGCAATGGGCGGTTCTACAAACACAATCCTGCACACCCTCGCTGTAGCCAAAGAGGCGGGAGTTGACTACGACCTTGAAAGAATCAACGGCATAAGCAGAAAATGCCCGAATATCTGCAAGGTTTCCCCCTCCAGCGAATGGCACATACAGGATGTAAACGAGGCGGGCGGAATAAGCGCTATAATGAAGGAAATCTCAAAAACAGAAGGCCTGATACACGAAGACTGCCTAAGCGTTACAGGCAAAACAATCGGCGAAAATATTTCCGATGCGGAAATCAAAAACGAAGAATGCATCCATCCGCTCGATAAGGCATACAGCAAAACCGGCGGGCTGTCAATCCTCACCGGAAATCTCGCTCCAAACGGATGCGTGGTAAAGACGGCGGGCGTTGATAAATCTATGATGAAACACAAAGGCCCTGCCGTGATATTCGAGAGCCAGGAAGAGGCCTGCGAGGGAATCCTCGGCGGTAAGGTAAAAGAAGGCGATGTTGTGATTATCCGCTATGAAGGGCCTAAAGGCGGTCCAGGGATGCAGGAAATGCTCAGCCCCACCAGTTACATAATGGGAGCAGGGCTCGGCGAAAGCGTAGCACTGATAACCGACGGACGCTTCAGCGGAGGAACAAGAGGAGCCTGCATCGGGCATGTTAGCCCCGAGGCGGCTTCAGGAGGCCCGATAGGGCTTGTTGAAAGCGGGGATATAATCGAAATCGACATCCCTGAGAATTCAATCAAAATTAACATCTCCGAAGAGCAGATGAAGGAAAGACGCAGCAAATGGAAACCGCGTGAGGCAAAAATCAAAACGGGCTATTTGGCCAAATACGCAAAGATTGCACAGAGCGCAGATAAAGGCGCTGTGCTTGAATGGTAA
- a CDS encoding biotin--[acetyl-CoA-carboxylase] ligase, with protein MKKRTQNRFQKPLWFDELDSTNTYLKEKISSGLLSCPAGAVAAAKRQLKGRGRKERVWNSIEGENLTFSFASKIRDERRDISGITLAAGVAVCEALRGMGIERAEIKWPNDILCGGKKICGILCETADFAGQTLAVCGIGLNVNMTDSQLAKIDKPASSVYLETGICYRPEDILNTILEKMSSWLEIWLNEGFSGIKKRWEELAFGKGLEIEITENGQAVQTGIFRGISNEGALVLERRDNKIEKIYTGDVNWKI; from the coding sequence ATAAAAAAAAGAACTCAAAACCGCTTCCAAAAACCGCTCTGGTTTGATGAGCTTGATTCCACCAACACCTATCTCAAGGAAAAAATATCCTCAGGACTGCTCTCCTGCCCGGCAGGTGCTGTTGCGGCAGCAAAAAGGCAGCTAAAAGGCAGAGGCAGAAAGGAAAGGGTCTGGAATTCGATTGAAGGCGAGAACCTTACATTTTCCTTTGCCTCAAAAATAAGGGATGAAAGAAGAGATATATCAGGCATTACCCTTGCCGCAGGGGTGGCTGTATGCGAGGCGCTGAGGGGAATGGGAATAGAGCGTGCAGAGATAAAATGGCCGAACGACATCCTCTGCGGCGGCAAAAAGATATGCGGGATTCTCTGCGAAACTGCGGATTTCGCCGGCCAAACCCTGGCAGTCTGCGGGATAGGGCTGAACGTTAATATGACAGACAGTCAGCTTGCAAAGATAGACAAGCCTGCAAGTTCTGTATATCTTGAAACCGGCATCTGCTACCGTCCGGAGGATATCCTCAATACGATACTCGAAAAAATGAGCTCTTGGCTTGAAATATGGCTGAATGAAGGGTTTTCAGGAATAAAAAAACGCTGGGAAGAGCTGGCCTTCGGCAAAGGGCTTGAGATTGAGATAACCGAAAACGGACAGGCGGTTCAAACCGGAATTTTTAGAGGCATATCCAATGAGGGAGCACTTGTGCTTGAGCGCAGAGACAATAAAATTGAAAAGATATACACAGGCGATGTAAACTGGAAAATATAG
- a CDS encoding metal-dependent transcriptional regulator: MEKKLTSGLEDYLEAIYLIQEKEGSARVKQIAEKMSVRAASVTGALQSLSAKGLINYTPYEHIRLTKKGRNEAVRVESRHRLLKRFFEDVLCVDEQKAGEAACKCEHGLHQEIYDKFTSLMYFLESPEGAELADTLKKRLNNEQ, translated from the coding sequence ATGGAAAAGAAATTAACCTCTGGGCTTGAGGATTATCTTGAAGCGATATACTTAATTCAGGAAAAAGAGGGTTCAGCAAGGGTTAAGCAAATCGCAGAGAAGATGAGTGTAAGAGCGGCTTCTGTAACCGGCGCGCTTCAGTCCTTATCGGCCAAGGGTCTTATCAACTACACCCCGTACGAACATATCAGACTCACAAAAAAGGGGCGGAATGAGGCGGTCCGCGTGGAATCAAGGCACAGGCTCCTGAAGAGATTTTTCGAAGATGTGCTTTGTGTTGATGAGCAGAAGGCAGGAGAAGCCGCCTGCAAATGCGAACACGGACTCCATCAGGAAATTTACGACAAATTCACATCGCTTATGTATTTCCTTGAAAGCCCGGAAGGAGCAGAATTAGCAGACACACTCAAAAAACGCCTCAATAATGAGCAGTAG